In uncultured Acidilobus sp. JCHS, the sequence AGCCCTCCAGTAAGTTGGAGCCAGGCATTATTAGACTAGCGGGCTCCTTCGAGGCGAGGGCGCCAGGGCCACTCATAGCTCTGAGCCCTAGCATGTGCCAAGCGTAACATTAAGGGGAGACCACAGTTCCGAGGCCTTCCTGCTGCCTCTCTACCTCAGAGGCCTCCCCCAGAGCTCCTCGCTTACCATGTTCGCCTTTGGCTCACTGACAGCTCCGAGCCTTACTGCTTCGACGAGCACCTCACGTAAGGTGGTGACCCTCCTTAGCTGAACGCCCAGCTTAGCAAGCACCTCTGACGCGCCCTGTTCCCTATCTACAAGGACCACAGCGGTGACCTGCGAGGCCCCCAGGGACAGCAACGAGTTAACTGATGACGCCAGGCTCCCGCCAGTAGTTGCCACGTCGTCTATCACGATAGCTCTGCGCCTGCTGACCTCCGCTCCCTCCACGACCTTCTCTGTGCCGTGGCCCTTAGGAGGCCTTACATAGGCCAGCGGGAGGCCCAGCGAGAGCGAGACTGCAGTAGCCCACGCTATGCCGCCTGTCGCCACGCCCACTACGACAGTGTTATCATCGATGCCAGCCTTTACGACCTCGCTGGCCAGGAGCGTTGACAGAGTTCTGAAGTGCCTAGGGGATCCCAGGACCCTCCTCAGGTCCACGTAGACGTGGCTTATGGCGCCTGAGGCCAGCCTGAACTCCCCAAAGAGCAGCGCGCCCGATTCTATAAGGGACCTGGTCACTATGCTCGTCAGGCCCTCTGACACCTCTTCATCGCCCCCAGGGCCTCCCCGCCCACCGACTTAGCGGCAGCGAGGGGGTCGCTGGCCTCAAGAATAGTGCGGCCAACTATCTCATAGTCTGCCCCGGCGCAGAGCGCCTCGCCTGGCCTCGCGCCCTGGACGCCAACGCCTGGTGAGAAGATCTTCACGTCCCTCAGCCTGCCCCTTATGACCCTTATCACGTCAGGCCTCGTAGCCGGCGCCACAATCCCCCACGCGTTGAGGTCCCTCGCCAGCCCGATGACCCTATCAGTTATAGCGTCGTAGAACTCCTGGGAGCCCGGATGGCTCATAGAGGCTACCAAGATAAGCTTGACGTCCCACTTGCTAAGCTCCTCTGAAAGAACGTCAAGCCCTCCCCTCCTTCCAACAAAGGCGTGAGCTATGACGGCATCAACGTAGTCCTTGACCAGCGATGTCGTCCTTACCATTATGTCCCCTATGTCGGCCAGCTTTAGGTCAGCTATCATGAGCGCGTCGCCGACGGCGTCCCTGAGGTCCTTAAGGAACGCCGTGCCGCATGATATGAGCATGGGCAGCCCTACCTTGAAGCCCGAAAGCACCTGCGAGAGCTCTTCCGATAACAATATTATCCTCTCGTCGCAGCTGGTCGCGTCTATCGCGAGCACTACCGGGTACCTGTCCATGGCTTACCACCGGACAGGGGACAAGCCCCTTTGAAGCCTTGCTCGTTCACGCTTTAAACAAAGTAGCCGTATATCACCGACTTGGATTAAAGCTATTATTCAAGGAAAGGGCCCTAACGTCAGGCGAATAGAGTGACCAAGGTCTTCGTGATTGGCCTCGGCAGGATGGGAAGGGGGATCGTCAAGAACCTCGTAAAGAAGGGCTACTCCGTGCTAGGTTATGACGTATCCCCTAGGTCCTATGAGCTGCTTGCCGACATCACAGGCTTCAGGCCTGCCGCTCTCCCTGAAGCAAGAGAAGCCGATTACGTCCTCCTGACACTTCCCACAGCCCGTGAGCTCTTAGGAGTGTTAGACGAGATTACGGGAAGCAAGGGAGTCATAATAAATATGACCACAGTGGGCCTTGATGACGCCAAGGCCGCCGCTTCCAAGGCTGCCTCGATGAACTTGAGGTACCTGACAGCAATGATGGAGGGTGGCCCAGCTAACGCTGAGACAGGCACCTTAACGCTTTACGTAGGAGGACCCGTGGAGGTTTACAATAGTTCCCTGGCCTTCCTCAGGGACGTCGGAAACCCCATTTACGTGGGCTCTCATGAGGCTGCCACGACGATTAAGCTGCTCAGCACCGCGATCCTCCTTGCGAACACGGCAATATTGGCTGAGGCCTCACAGGCGCTCCTACGCCTTGGCCTAGAGCCTGACCTGCTGGTGAAGGCCCTCTCCTCGGGTGGTGCTGACTCGGCGCAGCTGAGGTCAAGGCTTCCCATGATGCTCTCAGGCCTATACAAGGACGTCTTCTCAGTAGACCTCGGGGTCTACGTACTTGAAGAGGCTATCAAGGCCGCTAGAGCGCTTGGAAGCGACTACACGCCGCTGCTTTCACAGGTAGTGGAGCTCCTGAGGGCTGCCAGAGGGCTTGGCCTCGGGTCACATGACGTAGCCGAGGTCGCTGAAGTGTATAAGTACCTCACTTCAAGGAGGAGCTAGGTGACCACCGTGAAGGAGGCCGTGTTCACTGACAAGGCCCCTAGGCCTGTAGGCCCCTACAGCCAGGCCATAGTGGCAGGCGACCTAGTGTTCGTCTCAGGCCAGATCCCTATAGACCCTTGCACTGGAAAGCTCATAGAGGGCGACTTCGAGGCCCAGGTCAGGAGGGTCCTCGAGAACCTAAAGGCAATACTTGAGGCCGCGGGTCTGACCCTTGACGACGTTGTTAAGGTCACCGCGTTCCTGAAGGACCCTTCCAAGTTCCAGGACTTCAACAGGGTCTACTCGGAGTACTTCAAGGGCTCCTTCCCAGCCAGGACAACGGTGTTCGTGGCGGACCTTCCCGCTGGAGCCCAGGTCGAGGTAGAGGCGATAGCCCTGAGGCCTAGGTAGCCCCAGAGGACTGGTCCTCCTTCAGGCCATTAAGGCACGCCTTTTTTATCAGGTCCCTGACCCCCCTCATGCCTCCAGCAAAGGGCACCTTCTCCTTGAACCTTATCACCTGAGGCCTCTTGCCCGTCCTCCTCTCTAGCTCGTCTTCAAGCCACCGCTCATCCATGGGCTGGTCAGGACCCAGGACTACATAGTCAGGCCCTATAAGCTCTAAGGGCTTGAGGTAATCCTTCTCGTCCCCCATCACGACCTCGTATACGTACTTCAGTGATGACAGTACCAGGGCCCTGGAAGCCTCGTCAAGTATTGGGGGTCTGCCCTTGTCCTTTATAACGTTCTCATCCCTGGCAACTATCACGTAGACCTTGCCCAGCTGTGAGGCGAACCTGAGGAGCTCTATGTGGCCAGGGTGAACTATGTCAAAGGTCCCAGCCACGACGACCTTCTTCTCCTCCAGAGGCCTAGGCCACTTTATATCGACAAGTCCCGCGTGTCTTAGCGAGTCCAGCAGGCCCTCCGCGTAAGATATTGATATCAGTGAGTCCACGTAGTCCCCTTTG encodes:
- a CDS encoding cytidyltransferase-related domain, with translation MDNHLEERARRYVLGFRQALSELKRAVNSAPRTITDKGLANLLENAEAYLRDAEYYLNKGDYVDSLISISYAEGLLDSLRHAGLVDIKWPRPLEEKKVVVAGTFDIVHPGHIELLRFASQLGKVYVIVARDENVIKDKGRPPILDEASRALVLSSLKYVYEVVMGDEKDYLKPLELIGPDYVVLGPDQPMDERWLEDELERRTGKRPQVIRFKEKVPFAGGMRGVRDLIKKACLNGLKEDQSSGAT
- a CDS encoding orotate phosphoribosyltransferase, encoding MSEGLTSIVTRSLIESGALLFGEFRLASGAISHVYVDLRRVLGSPRHFRTLSTLLASEVVKAGIDDNTVVVGVATGGIAWATAVSLSLGLPLAYVRPPKGHGTEKVVEGAEVSRRRAIVIDDVATTGGSLASSVNSLLSLGASQVTAVVLVDREQGASEVLAKLGVQLRRVTTLREVLVEAVRLGAVSEPKANMVSEELWGRPLR
- a CDS encoding orotidine 5'-phosphate decarboxylase, subfamily 1, with the translated sequence MDRYPVVLAIDATSCDERIILLSEELSQVLSGFKVGLPMLISCGTAFLKDLRDAVGDALMIADLKLADIGDIMVRTTSLVKDYVDAVIAHAFVGRRGGLDVLSEELSKWDVKLILVASMSHPGSQEFYDAITDRVIGLARDLNAWGIVAPATRPDVIRVIRGRLRDVKIFSPGVGVQGARPGEALCAGADYEIVGRTILEASDPLAAAKSVGGEALGAMKRCQRA
- a CDS encoding 3-hydroxyisobutyrate dehydrogenase — translated: MTKVFVIGLGRMGRGIVKNLVKKGYSVLGYDVSPRSYELLADITGFRPAALPEAREADYVLLTLPTARELLGVLDEITGSKGVIINMTTVGLDDAKAAASKAASMNLRYLTAMMEGGPANAETGTLTLYVGGPVEVYNSSLAFLRDVGNPIYVGSHEAATTIKLLSTAILLANTAILAEASQALLRLGLEPDLLVKALSSGGADSAQLRSRLPMMLSGLYKDVFSVDLGVYVLEEAIKAARALGSDYTPLLSQVVELLRAARGLGLGSHDVAEVAEVYKYLTSRRS
- a CDS encoding putative endoribonuclease L-PSP, encoding MTTVKEAVFTDKAPRPVGPYSQAIVAGDLVFVSGQIPIDPCTGKLIEGDFEAQVRRVLENLKAILEAAGLTLDDVVKVTAFLKDPSKFQDFNRVYSEYFKGSFPARTTVFVADLPAGAQVEVEAIALRPR